From one Humulus lupulus chromosome 8, drHumLupu1.1, whole genome shotgun sequence genomic stretch:
- the LOC133795499 gene encoding probable F-box protein At3g61730: MGRRSRSETQATEQEENFPKGKRRVDTEHQRMRRPMRRAKTICSCSSPSSSTFLNAHSTFSWFEKDLWTEVAKCLDGRSLVMLAATSRWFNRALMEDCIWKYVCMRDLQVPAPCQVSFKWVDLYAAAFDGSHSYHFHHQEKHIDWMRIGAFSMGSSVALLTERLSFPARIPKEDEAQNFSESTGCCVINNIKKGIWIADLQLVRCPVCDLNTCDGTMQTLDARHIELFLNEEYRNGSWEYELVGSHDNKRHADGASGAIFDVKHLQDCSTSAVFNLKSWVGKPMDWQPRAVITLHAVAVNTNLQKNEGLHIKYHAMRAGADGEVVSIRISQQLL; encoded by the exons ATGGGAAGGCGTTCGAGAAGCGAAACTCAAGCTACAGAGCAAGAAGAGAACTTCCCCAAGGGAAAGAGAAGGGTCGATACTGAGCATCAGAGAATGCGTAGGCCAATGCGAAGAGCCAAGACCATCTGTTCCTGTAGCTCTCCTTCTTCGTCTACTTTCCTCAACGCACATTCCACCTTCTCCTg GTTTGAAAAGGACCTGTGGACAGAGGTCGCCAAGTGTCTAGACGGGAGGTCACTGGTGATGCTTGCAGCCACAAGTCGGTGGTTCAATCGTGCGCTAATGGAAGATTGCATATGGAAGTACGTTTGCATGCGCGACCTTCAGGTTCCTGCTCCATGCCAAGTGTCCTTCAAATGGGTCGACCTCTATGCTGCAGCTTTTG ATGGGAGtcattcttaccatttccatcaTCAGGAGAAACATATTG ACTGGATGCGAATTGGTGCTTTTTCAATGGGCTCTTCGGTTGCACTCTTGACAGAACGGCTGAGTTTTCCAGCTAGAATCCCCAAAGAGGATGAAGCACAGAATTTTTCTGAGTCCACTGGCTGTTGTGTTATAAACAATATCAAGAAGGGGATATGGATAGCAG ATCTTCAGCTTGTTCGATGTCCAGTATGTGATCTCAATACATGCGATG GAACAATGCAGACTTTAGATGCAAGGCACATAGAGCTATTTTTGAACGAGGAATACCGCAATGGGAGCTGGGAATACGAACTGGTAGGATCTCATGATAACAAAAGGCATGCAGATGGAGCTTCGGGTGCAATTTTTGATGTTAAGCACCTCCAAGACTGTTCAACATCTG CGGTGTTTAATCTCAAGTCATGGGTCGGTAAACCTATGGACTGGCAACCCAGAGCCGTCATTACTCTCCATGCTGTTGCCGTCAACACCAATTTACAAAAGAACGAAG GACTTCATATCAAGTACCACGCTATGAGAGCTGGAGCTGATGGCGAAGTTGTTTCCATTAGAATCTCTCAACAGCTCCTGTGA
- the LOC133797508 gene encoding uncharacterized protein LOC133797508 encodes MEVTAISGEPRIYQLLVMLLERKTLILRYTTPQVSANDVKHRLQEITKIPSHIQRLITGSRQLEDDSVLSCSDEGRRFPTVHLTLRLRGGKGGFGSLLRGAGTRNLKKTNNFDACRDMSGRRLRHVNAEKRLEEWKATEEERKLEKKAHEFLKKVAKKGKKGAGDGEAEKYVAKYRAESERCVSEVLDSVREAVKGKREEGLKGKRKGALKGDAAEAKRLKIWMGKRELGVSDSDDSDDDDESDVGKESEKSTVLNNGNHSDSSNGDGSSGSVTSVKQGGEFSGGSSSESGPEVEEKASNMQETKESSGIPIVNSLPCEGNDVYGPVSHDENMDQPSTVSCSELTINSETEAVQDEKVPVLDNVPTSSCGNGVETLPSTSEPRPIESVPGVQVEASSSGNAVDTETPLDFDLINSAAELEALGLERLKSELQTRGLKCGGTLQERAARLFLLKSTPLEKLPKKLLAKK; translated from the exons ATGGAGGTCACTGCAATTTCCGGCGAGCCGAGGATCTATCAGCTCCTGGTGATGCTTTTGGAGAGGAAAACCCTAATTTTGAGGTACACAACCCCTCAAGTAAGCGCGAACGATGTCAAGCACCGTCTCCAGGAAATCACCAAAATACCCTCGCATATCCAGCGGTTGATCACCGGATCGCGCCAGCTAGAGGATGATTCTGTGCTTTCGTGTTCCGACGAGGGTCGGCGCTTCCCGACGGTGCATTTGACGCTTCGTCTTCGCGGCGGGAAGGGAGGGTTTGGGTCGCTGCTTCGAGGCGCGGGGACAAGGAACTTGAAGAAGACGAACAACTTTGACGCGTGTCGCGATATGAGTGGGAGAAGGCTGAGACACGTGAACGCAGAGAAGAGGCTGGAGGAGTGGAAAGCGACGGAGGAGGAGAGGAAACTGGAGAAGAAGGCCCATGAGTTTTTAAAGAAGGTTGCGAAGAAAGGAAAGAAGGGCGCTGGAGATGGTGAGGCCGAGAAGTACGTCGCTAAGTATAGGGCAGAGTCCGAACGCTGTGTGTCTGAGGTTTTGGATTCGGTTAGAGAGGCCGTGAAAGGAAAGCGTGAAGAGGGCTTGAAAGGGAAGCGTAAAGGGGCTCTCAAGGGCGATGCTGCTGAGGCTAAGCGATTGAAGATATG gatGGGAAAGCGCGAATTGGGTGTAAGTGATAGTGATGATTCAGATGACGATGATGAGAGCGACGTAGGAAAGGAGAGTGAGAAATCCACTGTATTGAATAATGGGAATCATTCGGATTCTAGTAATGGCGATGGTAGTTCTGGTTCTGTTACTAGTGTGAAACAGGGCGGAGAATTTTCTGGAGGCAGCTCATCCGAGAGTGGCCCAGAGGTAGAAGAAAAAGCTAGTAATATGCAGGAAACCAAAGAATCTAGTGGAATCCCAATTGTAAATTCTCTTCCTTGTGAGGGGAATGATGTGTATGGACCAGTGAGTCACGACGAGAATATGGATCAGCCTTCAACTGTATCTTGTTCCGAGCTCACTATTAATTCTGAAACTGAAGCAGTACAAGATGAAAAAGTTCCTGTACTGGACAATGTTCCCACGTCAAGCTGTGGGAATGGTGTTGAAACCTTACCATCGACTTCTGAACCCCGTCCAATAGAATCCGTTCCAGGAGTTCAAGTAGAGGCAAGTTCAAGTGGCAATGCTGTGGATACTGAAACTCCACTGGACTTTGATCTAATCAATTCGGCTGCTGAACTAGAG GCTCTTGGCTTGGAAAGGTTAAAGTCTGAACTCCAAACTCGTGGATTAAAATGTGGAGGTACTCTCCAGGAGCGCGCAGCTAGGCTTTTCCTGCTAAAATCTACGCCTTTAGAGAAGCTTCCCAAAAAGTTGCTtgctaaaaaatga
- the LOC133797509 gene encoding putative RING-H2 finger protein ATL21A, translated as MGFPEILLFLLFFIFPSLHAQKQCPISMCGNRYIPVRFPFRLKSQQPRRNCGYPGFDLSCNKENRTVLKLPVSGEFYVRQINYITQEVLLYDPLNCLPRRLLSFNLSGSPFVSAFYQNYTFLSCPSSYTKSRFTPIDCLSNSTHSVLVTSSMALARQISAESCKIIKNLTVPVSRPVPFNEGFSNSLENDIHLTWYVPDCSICEIQGGICGFKSNTSQEIGCFFNRENGRSNDGLQIFRIICLAIAVPAMTCAIGIACFACFIDRSHRAHALRRTTAVAAAPDGPDHTVIMMGLDDTTIESYEKVVLGESRRVPGRNDITCPICLSEYCSKETLRCIPECKHCFHAECIDEWLRLNGTCPVCRNTPSPSPSPAHANSDHTNSDTV; from the exons ATGGGTTTCCCTGAAATCCTCttgtttcttctcttcttcatctttcccAGTTTACACGCACAAAAGCAATGCCCAATCTCCATGTGTGGCAACAGATACATCCCTGTTCGATTCCCTTTCCGGCTAAAATCTCAGCAGCCTCGAAGAAACTGTGGCTACCCTGGTTTCGACCTGAGTTGCAATAAGGAGAACAGAACAGTTCTAAAACTCCCTGTTTCTGGGGAGTTTTATGTTCGACAGATCAACTACATAACTCAAGAAGTGCTTCTCTATGATCCTCTTAATTGTCTTCCTCGTCGTCTTCTTAGCTTCAATCTTTCAGGGTCTCCTTTCGTTTCGGCTTTTTATCAGAACTACACCTTCCTCAGTTGCCCATCTTCCTACACCAAGTCTCGATTCACTCCCATAGATTGTCTTAGCAACTCAACTCATTCTGTTTTAGTCACTTCATCAATGGCTCTGGCCAGACAAATATCGGCTGAGTCGTGTAAGATTATAAAAAATTTAACAGTTCCGGTTTCGAGGCCGGTTCCGTTCAATGAAGGATTCTCGAACAGCCTTGAAAATGATATCCATTTGACATGGTATGTCCCTGATTGTAGTATTTGTGAAATACAAGGAGGCATCTGTGGTTTCAAGAGTAACACCAGCCAAGAAATCGGCTGCTTCTTCAATCGTGAAAATG GTCGATCAAACGATGGTCTTCAAATATTCAGAATCATTTGCTTGGCCATTGCAGTGCCAGCCATGACCTGCGCAATTGGGATTGCCTGTTTCGCTTGCTTTATAGACAGGTCTCATAGAGCCCATGCACTACGAAGAACAACAGCAGTTGCGGCGGCACCAGATGGTCCGGATCACACCGTTATCATGATGGGTCTGGATGACACCACCATTGAATCATATGAAAAGGTTGTTCTTGGTGAGAGCCGGCGAGTACCTGGACGAAACGACATCACTTGTCCTATATGCTTATCTGAATATTGCAGCAAAGAGACGCTGAGATGTATACCAGAGTGCAAACACTGCTTTCATGCTGAGTGCATTGACGAATGGCTTCGCTTGAATGGTACTTGTCCAGTCTGCAGAAACACTCCATCTCCATCCCCATCCCCTGCTCATGCTAACTCGGATCATACTAACTCAGACACAGTCTGA